In Edaphobacter paludis, a single window of DNA contains:
- a CDS encoding carbamoyltransferase C-terminal domain-containing protein translates to MKIIGISGLENSVPFKQANWPGLEEREYRIAQGMDAAAALVVDGRLVAAAEEERFSGKKHTGDFPIHAIRFCLAEGGMSIDDIDEIAHGFDYSPYRDLYSRDEVSASLYNQVFSREALLAQVRRDLPGFLEEKVCSVGHHLAHAASAAYTSGWGECLVVVNDAMGEIESLSVYDFHDGEFEKIRTVGANDSIGILYSLVTLHLGFDFNSDEYKIMGLAPYGDPARFRPFFEQTVQLRDDGSIRIPILKLNRSREERENYTATRAYLDEHLVPRRLPVDPVSAIHQDVAAALQECLDRVVLHVCGYFAAQTGLRRIALAGGVALNCTANGKLMSSGLFDEVYVQPVAGDDGTALGAALYRTSLAGDVPNRRLPAPLFGPRYSMSDIEAALHRFGDRIEWQYLDSLEATCASAARLIADGRVIAWYRGRMEYGPRALGNRSILADPGHPEMRDRINAMVKKREAFRPFAPACSVEEAHRWFDVAVDEEHPYMISVVDVRPEAQALLPAITHVNGSARLQTVSANDNPDFHALLLAVGETTGRQMVLNTSFNVKGQPIVNTPDEAIETFLGTGIEFLFLENCNVTRSDA, encoded by the coding sequence GTGAAGATCATCGGGATCAGCGGGCTGGAGAACTCGGTTCCATTCAAGCAGGCTAATTGGCCTGGCTTGGAAGAGCGCGAGTATCGGATTGCACAGGGGATGGATGCGGCGGCCGCGCTGGTGGTTGACGGCCGATTGGTTGCTGCTGCAGAGGAAGAGCGCTTCAGTGGGAAGAAGCACACCGGGGATTTCCCAATCCACGCCATCCGATTTTGTCTGGCTGAGGGCGGGATGTCGATCGACGATATCGACGAGATTGCCCACGGATTCGACTACTCTCCGTATCGTGACCTCTATTCGAGAGATGAAGTATCGGCCAGCCTCTACAACCAGGTGTTCTCCAGAGAAGCGTTGCTGGCGCAGGTGCGCCGGGACCTGCCCGGATTTCTGGAAGAAAAAGTGTGCTCGGTCGGTCATCATCTGGCGCATGCTGCCAGCGCGGCTTATACATCGGGCTGGGGCGAGTGCCTGGTGGTCGTAAACGATGCGATGGGCGAAATCGAAAGCCTCAGCGTCTACGATTTTCATGACGGAGAATTCGAGAAGATCCGCACGGTGGGAGCCAATGACTCGATCGGCATCCTATATTCCCTTGTAACTCTGCATCTGGGCTTCGACTTCAATTCAGATGAATACAAGATCATGGGTTTGGCTCCTTACGGCGACCCTGCTCGATTCCGGCCATTCTTTGAGCAGACCGTGCAACTTCGCGACGACGGTTCCATTCGGATTCCGATTCTAAAGTTGAACCGATCCCGTGAGGAGCGGGAAAACTATACAGCCACGCGCGCATATCTCGACGAGCACTTAGTCCCGCGTAGACTGCCAGTCGACCCTGTTTCAGCTATCCATCAGGATGTGGCTGCGGCTCTTCAAGAGTGCCTCGACAGAGTGGTCCTCCACGTCTGCGGCTACTTCGCGGCGCAGACGGGCTTGCGCCGAATTGCGCTGGCCGGAGGGGTAGCCCTCAACTGCACGGCCAATGGCAAACTGATGAGTTCGGGGCTGTTCGATGAAGTCTACGTGCAGCCCGTGGCCGGAGACGACGGCACCGCTCTGGGAGCCGCGCTCTATCGCACGTCGCTTGCCGGAGATGTTCCCAACCGCCGCCTGCCAGCTCCGCTCTTTGGACCCCGCTACTCAATGAGCGATATTGAAGCCGCGCTTCACCGTTTTGGCGACAGGATCGAATGGCAGTACTTAGATTCCCTTGAAGCCACCTGTGCGTCCGCGGCACGACTCATTGCCGATGGACGTGTCATCGCATGGTATCGCGGCCGGATGGAGTACGGTCCGAGGGCACTGGGCAATCGCAGCATTCTCGCCGATCCTGGGCACCCCGAAATGCGTGACCGGATCAACGCCATGGTCAAGAAGCGCGAAGCCTTCCGTCCTTTTGCTCCCGCCTGCTCCGTGGAAGAAGCGCACCGCTGGTTCGATGTGGCTGTGGATGAGGAACATCCTTACATGATCAGCGTGGTCGATGTTCGTCCCGAGGCCCAGGCTTTACTTCCTGCCATAACCCACGTCAACGGTTCCGCTCGTCTGCAGACCGTATCTGCGAACGACAATCCTGATTTTCATGCGTTGCTTCTGGCTGTCGGAGAGACCACAGGCCGCCAGATGGTGCTGAACACCAGCTTTAATGTCAAAGGGCAACCTATCGTGAATACGCCCGACGAAGCTATCGAGACATTTCTCGGAACTGGCATAGAGTTCCTATTCCTGGAGAACTGCAATGTTACCCGTTCAGATGCTTGA
- a CDS encoding non-ribosomal peptide synthetase: MLPVQMLEWNRTEVDYPRDSTIAEQFEQQVAKSPDAIAIVANDIQLSYRELDERSNRIARHLQTLGVKPDTLVGVAMGRSETLVVCLLAILKAGGAYVPLDPTHPKERLCLVINDSEMEILLTTSEMRERLPLDAGGVTVLDVENSAAAFESTDTVETNAASHNLAYVIYTSGSTGKPKGVMVENRNVVNFFSAMDRAIGCAPGVWLAVTSFSFDISVLELLWTLTRGFKVVVHGDEGTATIADEITRHEVTHLQMTPSLARMLTLDARAFIALGLLKQVLLGGETVPASLIHHIRQIFSGEIHNMYGPTETTIWSTTYRVEEPGRTVSIGRPISNTQIYLLDAELQPVPVGEIGELFIGGDGVARGYWNRPDLTAERFLTIPSLSPNRIYRTGDIARFLPDGNIEFLGRADYQVKLRGHRIEPGEIEAILEQCGVVRQAVVVVREDKEGDKRLVAYLVIKETEVEVAGMLRSMLASKLPDYMIPSAFVFLPELPLTDNGKIDRKALLKLPPPNVTLSADAGPRENESGQQANNEIERIVAAAWQDALGITSVGMNDNFFDLGAHSLTVAEVKAKLQEALGREISLLDLFQFSTVSTLAGHLAGTQWRLQVSDRAQRRRLARQP, from the coding sequence ATGTTACCCGTTCAGATGCTTGAGTGGAATCGAACCGAAGTCGATTATCCGCGCGATAGCACCATTGCTGAACAATTTGAACAGCAGGTTGCCAAATCTCCGGACGCAATTGCCATTGTTGCAAACGACATTCAGTTGAGTTATCGCGAATTGGACGAACGTTCCAATCGCATTGCCCGGCATCTGCAAACCCTCGGCGTGAAACCAGACACACTTGTTGGCGTTGCAATGGGACGGTCGGAGACTCTCGTTGTCTGTCTGTTAGCCATTCTGAAAGCCGGCGGGGCATATGTCCCTTTGGACCCCACCCACCCCAAAGAGCGCCTCTGCCTGGTCATCAACGATTCGGAAATGGAGATTCTCCTCACTACATCCGAGATGCGTGAGCGGCTTCCATTGGACGCGGGCGGAGTTACTGTGCTCGATGTCGAGAACTCCGCCGCTGCTTTCGAAAGCACTGACACAGTCGAAACGAACGCCGCCAGCCATAATCTTGCCTACGTGATCTACACCTCTGGTTCCACCGGGAAGCCTAAGGGGGTAATGGTCGAGAACCGGAATGTGGTCAACTTCTTTTCCGCCATGGACCGTGCGATCGGTTGTGCCCCCGGAGTCTGGCTCGCCGTCACCAGTTTCTCTTTCGATATCTCCGTGTTGGAGCTATTGTGGACCTTGACCCGCGGGTTCAAGGTGGTTGTCCATGGCGACGAGGGAACAGCCACAATTGCTGATGAGATCACGCGCCACGAAGTTACACATCTGCAAATGACTCCATCACTTGCGCGCATGTTGACGCTGGATGCGCGTGCGTTCATCGCACTCGGCTTGCTCAAGCAGGTGCTGTTGGGAGGAGAGACCGTGCCTGCTTCCCTCATTCACCATATTCGCCAGATCTTCAGCGGTGAGATCCATAACATGTATGGACCGACAGAGACCACCATCTGGTCCACAACCTATCGCGTGGAAGAGCCGGGAAGGACGGTCTCAATCGGCCGCCCCATCTCCAACACCCAAATTTATTTGCTGGACGCGGAATTGCAGCCTGTTCCCGTGGGTGAAATTGGAGAACTCTTCATTGGCGGAGACGGCGTAGCCCGCGGCTATTGGAACCGGCCCGATCTTACCGCCGAGCGCTTCCTCACTATCCCTTCACTCTCACCGAATCGCATCTACCGCACCGGCGACATTGCGCGCTTTCTGCCGGACGGGAACATCGAGTTTCTCGGTCGCGCCGACTACCAGGTCAAGCTTCGCGGCCACCGCATAGAACCCGGCGAGATTGAAGCCATCCTGGAGCAGTGCGGTGTTGTTAGGCAGGCTGTGGTCGTAGTTCGGGAAGACAAGGAGGGCGACAAGCGCCTGGTCGCCTATCTGGTGATCAAGGAAACTGAAGTGGAGGTGGCCGGCATGCTGCGCAGCATGCTCGCGTCAAAGCTTCCGGATTACATGATTCCTTCAGCCTTCGTCTTTCTTCCCGAGTTGCCTCTCACGGATAACGGAAAAATCGATCGCAAAGCCCTGCTCAAACTGCCGCCTCCGAACGTCACTCTTAGCGCAGACGCAGGTCCGCGCGAAAACGAATCCGGACAACAAGCAAACAACGAAATCGAGCGTATCGTAGCTGCCGCGTGGCAAGATGCATTGGGAATTACCAGTGTCGGCATGAACGATAACTTCTTCGACCTCGGTGCTCACTCCCTCACGGTCGCTGAAGTAAAGGCAAAGCTGCAAGAGGCATTGGGCCGCGAAATTTCACTCCTTGACCTATTCCAGTTTTCTACAGTAAGTACGCTTGCTGGACACCTTGCCGGAACTCAATGGCGCCTCCAGGTCTCAGACCGCGCACAGCGCCGCAGGTTGGCTCGGCAGCCCTGA